TGCAAGCCACCGGGCCCGCTGCCCACCACGACCAGTCGATAGCGGCCCGGAGGAAAAGGCTTCTGCGCTAGCTCAGCCACTTGGTTGTGTTCTTGAGCTTGCGTGCCTCCCCCTGTAGCAGGCGATACATGATGCGTGGATGCCGCGTCAGAAACCCCTCGAGCTGGGCGGCCGGCAGGACAAGACACCGCAAGGGCGTTTCCGCCACGATGTCGGCAACCGGTACCTCGCCGAGTAAGCACGAGATTTCGCCGAAGTAATCGCCGGCTTTGAGCGTGCTGCGGTCGACGTTGTCGACGCGGATCCCGGCGGTTCCCTCGAGGATGACGTAGAACCCCGATCCGCTGACGCCCTGGCGGAGGATTCGCTCGCCCTGCCCGAAAAAGGACTCATCAAAAAGGTGCGCGACTTCCTCGAGCTGCGGCCCGGTCAGGTCGGCGAAGAGCGAGAAGGCCGCGATGGTGTTGACCACGTCGTCTCGGACGGCCACTAAACCCCCTCCTTCGCCGGCTGTGTCGTGCCCGGGGTGGGCTCACGCTGGGGCGCCCTGGCCGGGTCCTGAATGCCGACCGCGTTTACGATCGCTCCAAGGATAAGGAGGGCCGCACCCACCATCATCGCCAGGTGGAAGGCGGTGGTCGATGCGTCGCGGACGAGATCCGCCATCAGCGGCACGCCGGATGGGTTGAGGGGGCTCACGGCTTTGCGGAAGTTCGGAACGTTGACATTGAAGTCAGGCCGCCGCGCGGCAATGTAACTGTAGAAGCTGGCGGTGATGAACACGAAGACCAAGGCGCCGGCCAGTTGCGGTCCGACCCGCGAGATCGCGTTGTTGATCGCGGACCCGAGCCCCGCGTTGTGCGCCGGCACCGATCGCATCAGCGCGGTCGTGAGGGGAGCCACTAGCATGCAGAGCCCCAACCCGAAGATGATCCCACCGGGCAGCAGATCGACGACGTACGACAGCGGCGGCAGGAAGGTCGAGGGGTTCTGCGGTTCGAGATGCCAGGGGGTGCTGGTCGCCGGCATGCGCGCGTACCACAGGACCCCGAGGGCCATGATTGCCGGCCCGACCGCCATGAAAAGGCGCGACCCGACTCGGCCCGCAATAGCGCCGAACCGGGGGGAGAGGAAGGTCAGAAAGAGCGCGCCCGGGATGCCGGCCAGCCCGGCCGCGGCGGCGGTGTAGCCGATCGTGCCCTGCATGAAGAGCGTCAGGTAATAGAAGGTGACATAGAGCGAGCCGTAGATCACGAGCGTCGAGATGTTCGTCACTGTGAAGTTACGCGAGCGAAACAGCGAGAGGGGAATCAAGGGATGCGGAACACGCGCCATGTAGAAGGGGAGGACTATCGTCGAGAGCACGCCGAGGGCAAGCGCAACGTAACCCAGCGGATCCTGCCAGTCGCGTTGCTGGCTGTAGATCGTACCGAAGGCGAGCCCACCTACGGCCAGCGCCACGATCGCGGCCCCCAGCCAGTCGAAATGCGCCGTGGCGGTTTCGTCACGGCTTTCCGGCACGTGGGCGTAGGTCGCCCAGAGCGCAATCAGGATCAGGGGCACGTTGATCAGGAACGCCGCACGCCAGGAGATCGTGTCTACCAACAGGCCGCCGACGAACGGACCGAGGATGGTGGTTGCGCCAGAGGCGCCGGCCCAGAGGCCGAAGGCTCGGCCCTGCGCCTCCCCCTCGAAGTTGGCGGTGAGGAGCGCGAGCGACCCGGGGACCAGGACGGCTCCGGCCACACCCTGGAGAACCCGAAACAGAACGAGAAGTTCCATGTTTGGGGCAAGACCGCACAGCACCGACGTCACGCCGAAGCCGACCAGGCCATAAAGGAACATCCGCTTGCGGCCGTAGTAGTCGCTGAGCGCGCCAGCCAGGATCAGCAGGGCGCTGAGCGTCAGCAGGTAGGCGTTGTACACGTAGGACTGGCCTTCCAGGATGCCGAACCAGAGTCGCGGCAGGTCCCGGCCGATGCGGGGGAGGGCGACGTTGACCACGGTGGAGTCGAGGAACACGATGCCGGACCCGAGCACGGCGGCAACCAGGATCCAGCGGCGCCGGTCGGTCATCTGCTCCCTCCTTCGGTCATCGCAGATTCTAAAACCCCGCCACGGACCAGCGCGAATTCCGCCTGCAATCAGCTCCGGACGGTGGCCGTTGCTCTCCCTCCGGCGGCGATGTTGTCCAGCCGGACCCGTCCCCAGCCCTCGCTGAGATGCGCGTCGATCCGCAAGGTTCCGTTGAACACGTCGAGGCCAAGCGCGGTGCGAAGCGCCAGAAGTGGCGCGCCGGCGGCCCATGCCTGTGGACGAGACGCGGTTGGATACTCGACAGGCGCTCCTGTCTCCTCACGGGCAAAGCCGGCAAAGACCTCGGGCAGTCGGTATTCGAACGCCTCCGCGGCCTGGACCAGCATGAGGGCCAGGTGCGAGGCCTCTTCGCGATAGCCATAGCGGCGCAGCCCCTCGGCTACTAACGCCGTGTCGTGCGGCCAAACCGTGCCATCGTGGTACTCGATCGGGTTGTAGCCGGCGTCGTTCGCCGACATCGTCCGAATCCCCCAGCCCGTGAACATCTCGGGCGACATCAGGCGCTTCGCCATCACGGCCGCGCGCTCTTCCGGCACGATGCCCGACCAGAGCAGGTGCCCGACGTTGGAGCTCATGGAGTCGACCTGCTTCTTTTCGCCGTCGAGCGCCAGCGCATAGTGGCCGCGAGCCTCGATCCAGTAATCGCGGTTGAAGCGCTCCCGTAGCGTCACCGCGTCACGTTCGAGGCGCTCGGCAAGTTGGGCGTCGTCCCAGACATCACGCGCGAGCCGAGCCATCCGCACGCGCGCATCGTACGCATAGCCCTGGATCTCACAAGTCGCGATCGGCCCCTTCGCCACCGAGCCGTCTTTGAAGAGGATCGAATTCCACGAGTCCTTCCAGCATTGGTTGGCGAGGCCTTCTTTCGAGCGGGTCTGATATTCGAGGTAGCCGTCACCGTCGCGATCGCCAAAGCGCTCCATCCATTCAAGCGCTTTCATCGCGGCCGGCTGCAAGCTTCGAACAAAGTCGCGGTCGCCAGCCCAGCGCTGGTACTCGTCAAGCAGGATCAGGAAGAGCGGTGTCGCGTCGTGCGTGCCGTAGTAGGGACTGTGCGGCCGCTCGCCTAGCATTGTGAGCTCGCCAAGTCGCAGCTCGTGCAGGATCTTTCCCGGTTCGGCATCACGAAAGTCATCCCGCTCTTTCGCCTGCCACGCGGTCAGCGCCTCGAGGGTCGTCCGTGCCAGGTGAGGCTGGAAGGGGAGTGCCTGGTAGGCGGTGATCAGGCTGTCGCGGCCGAACAGGGCCATGAACCACGGCAGGCCCGCAGCCGGTAGCGAATAGGAGAGCGTCTTGAGCGGGCGAAAACGCAGGGCGGCCAGGTCGATCAGGCTCTGACGGTAGGTGTGGCGCAGAACATCGTTGTCGGTCTCGAGCGTTGGCGCTTGCGCCATCCATTGTTCGAAGGTGGTTGGCATGTCCGGCTTTGGGTTGCCGAACGTGCGGTCACCGTGGTCAAGCCGGTTGGGCTCTCCGTCCCTCACCGGAAAAACATCGACACAGGTTTGCCATGACCCCCGCGGCTCCAGGTGCAGCTCAAACTGTGCCCGTTGGAGTCCCACCGAAAAATTCTCGCTGAATTCGATCACGGTGTCGCGCCGATAGGTATCTCGCGTGTAAGTCAAAGTGACCCGGCTGGGGCCGAGGTCCGTGTGCAACTGCCCCCGCTTCGGGGTGCGGTCTTTGACCTCGAAGAGGTCCGCGAAATCGCTGCCGTACTCGACCTCGATCATCACGGCCTGCGGACGATCACTGTGGTTGTGGACGGTCAAGTCTTCGTGGACCCCACGCGCCACGAAGCGGTCGCGCCGGATCGAGATGGGCGGGTTCTCGCCGACGCTGACGCTCGCCAGGGTCGCAAAGATGGACGCTGAGTAGTAGTCGACCGTTCGGCTGGTCAGGACATGGACCGGTTGGCCGTTGAGCAGCAGCCGCCAGGTGGAGAGCTGTCGCATGTCGGCATGGAAGAAGCCGTTGGCATCCTCGCTCGGTTCGACGTCGCCGGCCGCGTCGGAGACAAAGAACGTGTTCCCATCGAGCACGGTCAGGGTGCCGGCCATCGACCTAGAGTACTCACCTGGCAGCATCAACGTCGTATGGGTCGAGTCAAGCCTACTCAGTCAGGCAGGCTCGCCAGGTGTGACCAACCGCGACTCGTAGGCGGCTACCACCGCCTGGACGCGGTTCTCGACATTAAGCTTGTCGAGGATGTGGGCGACATGCGTCTTGACCGTCGCCTCGCTGACGAAAAGCGTTTGACCGATCGCCTCGTTGTTGAGGCCGCGGGCCATCAGGCGCAGCACCTCAACCTCGCGTTCGGTCAGCGACGACAGGTCGGGCGTCAACGAACTTCGCGCGCCACGTGAGGCGTAGCGCTCGATCAACCGTCGGGTGATCGATGGAGCGAGGAGGGCGTCACCGGCAACCACCAGGCGGACAGCCGCGATCAGCTGCTCGGGCGTGACGTCCTTGAGGAGAAAACCGCAGGCCCCGGCACGCAAGGCCCCGTAGACATATTCATCGAGATCGAAGGTCGTCAGGATCACGATCCGGCAGCTGCTCAGCCCGTTCTCGAGGATCTGCCGCGTGGCTTCGAGGCCATCCATCCGCGGCATGCGAACATCCATCAGCACCACGTCGGGTCGGTGGCGCTGGGCCAGCCCGACCGCCTGCTCACCATCCTGAGCCTCGCCGACGACCTCGAAATCGGGCTGCGACTCCAGGATCAGCCGGAAACCGGCCCGGACGAGCGACTGGTCGTCGACGATCAGGACGCGGGTGGTCACGGCGGATCGAGGGGCAGGCGGGCAAGAACGGCGTAGCCGCCCTCGGGACGCTTGCCCGCTTCCACCGTGCCGCCGAACAGTGCTACCCGCTCCTGCATGCCCACAAGGCCGCGCCCAATCCCGTCGGCCGGTGTGGCAATCGCTCCCTCGTCGATGATCTCGATCTCGAGTCCGTCCGGCGTGTAGCGCACGACGACCGCAGTTCGTGCGCCGCCCGCGTACTTCAGCGCGTTCGTCAGAGCCTCCTGCACGATTCGGTAGGCTGCCACGTCGAGGCCGGGCGGCAATGATTCGGGGGGACCTTCCACCTGCAGTTCGACCGGCAGGCCCGCCTCACGCACGCGTGCCACCAGTGCGTCGAGGCCGGCCATCCCCGGCTGCGGGGCGAGCGGTGGCGCCTCGCTGCCGTTTTCACTCAGCACGCCGAGGAGTCGGCGCAACTCGGCCATCGCCTCATGCCCGCTTGCTTCGACGGCGAGCAAGGACTCGCGGGCCGCCTCGGGCTTGTCGTCCATCACCTTTCGCGCGGCACCGGCCTGCACGACCATGACGCTGACACTGTGAGCGACGACGTCGTGCAGTTCACGGGCGATGTGGCGACGCTCCGTCTCAGCCGCAGCGGCCACGGCTTCGGCGCGTTCCTGCTCGAGCTGATGAGCCCGCTCTC
Above is a window of Candidatus Dormiibacterota bacterium DNA encoding:
- a CDS encoding MFS transporter, coding for MTDRRRWILVAAVLGSGIVFLDSTVVNVALPRIGRDLPRLWFGILEGQSYVYNAYLLTLSALLILAGALSDYYGRKRMFLYGLVGFGVTSVLCGLAPNMELLVLFRVLQGVAGAVLVPGSLALLTANFEGEAQGRAFGLWAGASGATTILGPFVGGLLVDTISWRAAFLINVPLILIALWATYAHVPESRDETATAHFDWLGAAIVALAVGGLAFGTIYSQQRDWQDPLGYVALALGVLSTIVLPFYMARVPHPLIPLSLFRSRNFTVTNISTLVIYGSLYVTFYYLTLFMQGTIGYTAAAAGLAGIPGALFLTFLSPRFGAIAGRVGSRLFMAVGPAIMALGVLWYARMPATSTPWHLEPQNPSTFLPPLSYVVDLLPGGIIFGLGLCMLVAPLTTALMRSVPAHNAGLGSAINNAISRVGPQLAGALVFVFITASFYSYIAARRPDFNVNVPNFRKAVSPLNPSGVPLMADLVRDASTTAFHLAMMVGAALLILGAIVNAVGIQDPARAPQREPTPGTTQPAKEGV
- a CDS encoding response regulator transcription factor — translated: MTTRVLIVDDQSLVRAGFRLILESQPDFEVVGEAQDGEQAVGLAQRHRPDVVLMDVRMPRMDGLEATRQILENGLSSCRIVILTTFDLDEYVYGALRAGACGFLLKDVTPEQLIAAVRLVVAGDALLAPSITRRLIERYASRGARSSLTPDLSSLTEREVEVLRLMARGLNNEAIGQTLFVSEATVKTHVAHILDKLNVENRVQAVVAAYESRLVTPGEPA
- a CDS encoding histidine kinase; amino-acid sequence: MRDLRTLPRRFDIRQRDVVLALGLTAWAIGEGLNTGHFTPAVFLCTVPLLVRRRWPIAVFAVGIAGIAFGANNIGFAALIAVLSAAVSLGIYTRHRIVAVFLVFLSAGGIAIEYTSGRNGSSALPIPNEVLPLALLGASYLFGSEIASRQGQADQQRERAHQLEQERAEAVAAAAETERRHIARELHDVVAHSVSVMVVQAGAARKVMDDKPEAARESLLAVEASGHEAMAELRRLLGVLSENGSEAPPLAPQPGMAGLDALVARVREAGLPVELQVEGPPESLPPGLDVAAYRIVQEALTNALKYAGGARTAVVVRYTPDGLEIEIIDEGAIATPADGIGRGLVGMQERVALFGGTVEAGKRPEGGYAVLARLPLDPP
- a CDS encoding cyclic nucleotide-binding domain-containing protein — its product is MAVRDDVVNTIAAFSLFADLTGPQLEEVAHLFDESFFGQGERILRQGVSGSGFYVILEGTAGIRVDNVDRSTLKAGDYFGEISCLLGEVPVADIVAETPLRCLVLPAAQLEGFLTRHPRIMYRLLQGEARKLKNTTKWLS
- a CDS encoding glycogen debranching N-terminal domain-containing protein; translation: MAGTLTVLDGNTFFVSDAAGDVEPSEDANGFFHADMRQLSTWRLLLNGQPVHVLTSRTVDYYSASIFATLASVSVGENPPISIRRDRFVARGVHEDLTVHNHSDRPQAVMIEVEYGSDFADLFEVKDRTPKRGQLHTDLGPSRVTLTYTRDTYRRDTVIEFSENFSVGLQRAQFELHLEPRGSWQTCVDVFPVRDGEPNRLDHGDRTFGNPKPDMPTTFEQWMAQAPTLETDNDVLRHTYRQSLIDLAALRFRPLKTLSYSLPAAGLPWFMALFGRDSLITAYQALPFQPHLARTTLEALTAWQAKERDDFRDAEPGKILHELRLGELTMLGERPHSPYYGTHDATPLFLILLDEYQRWAGDRDFVRSLQPAAMKALEWMERFGDRDGDGYLEYQTRSKEGLANQCWKDSWNSILFKDGSVAKGPIATCEIQGYAYDARVRMARLARDVWDDAQLAERLERDAVTLRERFNRDYWIEARGHYALALDGEKKQVDSMSSNVGHLLWSGIVPEERAAVMAKRLMSPEMFTGWGIRTMSANDAGYNPIEYHDGTVWPHDTALVAEGLRRYGYREEASHLALMLVQAAEAFEYRLPEVFAGFAREETGAPVEYPTASRPQAWAAGAPLLALRTALGLDVFNGTLRIDAHLSEGWGRVRLDNIAAGGRATATVRS